In Streptomyces sp. RFCAC02, the following proteins share a genomic window:
- a CDS encoding thiamine ABC transporter substrate-binding protein produces MKRTAMSRPALGAAGLVLGLGLVTACGGDDAGEQGDGGSKDVTLVTHDSFAISDDVLAEFERQSGYTVHIVRGGDAGVVVNQAVLSQGAPQGDVLFGIDNTLLSRALDEDVFTPYEPAGIDAVPADLRLDDENRVTPVDTGDICVNYDRAWFADHGVEPPATLEDLADPAYRDLLVVENAATSSPGLGFVLATVAAFGEDGFADYWERLADNGVEVVDGWEQAYNERFSGAGQGGDRPLVVSYASSPPAGVVYGGDERPDEAPTGVATGTCFRQIEFAGLLDGAENPEGGRALLDFLIGREFQEDMPLTMFVRPVLPDAALPEEFTRYGAVVDDPYSMAPEEIAEGRDGWIDTWTSAVLG; encoded by the coding sequence ATGAAGCGCACCGCGATGTCCCGCCCGGCTCTCGGGGCCGCCGGGCTGGTCCTCGGCCTCGGCCTGGTCACCGCCTGCGGTGGCGACGACGCCGGGGAGCAGGGCGACGGCGGTTCGAAGGACGTCACGCTCGTCACGCACGACTCCTTCGCGATCTCCGACGACGTGCTCGCCGAGTTCGAGCGGCAGAGCGGCTACACGGTGCACATCGTGCGCGGCGGCGACGCGGGCGTCGTCGTCAACCAGGCCGTGCTCTCGCAGGGCGCCCCCCAGGGCGACGTCCTCTTCGGTATCGACAACACGCTGCTGTCCCGCGCGCTGGACGAGGACGTCTTCACGCCGTACGAGCCGGCCGGGATCGACGCCGTCCCCGCCGACCTGCGCCTGGACGACGAGAACCGGGTCACCCCCGTCGACACGGGTGACATCTGCGTCAACTACGACCGCGCCTGGTTCGCCGACCACGGCGTCGAACCGCCCGCCACCCTGGAGGACCTGGCCGACCCCGCCTACCGCGACCTCCTCGTCGTGGAGAACGCCGCCACCTCGTCGCCCGGCCTCGGCTTCGTGCTGGCGACCGTCGCCGCCTTCGGCGAGGACGGCTTCGCGGACTACTGGGAGCGGCTCGCCGACAACGGCGTGGAGGTCGTCGACGGCTGGGAGCAGGCGTACAACGAGCGCTTCTCCGGTGCCGGGCAGGGCGGCGACCGGCCGCTCGTCGTCTCCTACGCGTCCAGCCCGCCCGCCGGCGTCGTCTACGGCGGTGACGAGCGTCCCGACGAGGCCCCCACCGGCGTCGCGACGGGAACGTGCTTCCGGCAGATCGAGTTCGCCGGCCTGCTGGACGGCGCGGAGAACCCCGAGGGCGGCCGCGCGCTCCTCGACTTCCTGATCGGCCGGGAGTTCCAGGAGGACATGCCGCTCACGATGTTCGTGCGCCCGGTGCTGCCTGACGCGGCGCTGCCGGAGGAGTTCACGCGTTACGGAGCGGTCGTCGACGACC